One Streptomyces umbrinus genomic window, GTGGATCGTGGGGTGGCGGGCGTCGACGGTGTTGAGGTACCGGCCGCATTGCCATGCGTCATTGTTGCAATCTCCTTGGTGGACAAGCCGGTTGGCCCACCCCCGAGGTGTCACTCGCGCAACGCGTCGATCACACCCGAAAGGTGGGCGCGGACGGCCGCTTCGGCCGCCTGCGGGTCCCGGGCCCTGATCGCCTCGATCATGGCCAGATGCTCACCCAGGGACTTCTGGGGCCGCCCCGGTCGCAGCGCGAGCTGGAAACGGTGGCGCACCAGTTGCCCGTTGAGCCGCTCCAGCAGTTCCACGGCCGTCTGCTGGCCGGAGAACTGTCTGATGAGGGCGTGCAGTTCGTGGTTGAGGTCGGAGTAGGTCACCGGCTCGCCGTCGGCGACGGCCTTGGACATCGCCTCGCCCACGTCGACCAGCCGGGTCAGCTGCTCGTCCGTGACCGCGACGGCCGCCTTGGCCGCGCACAGCCCTTCGAGGACCATGCGGCACTCGGTGATGGCGACCGCTTCCTCCACGGTCACCACCCGCACCCGCGAACCGCGGTTGCGGATCCGCTCGACCAGACCCTCCGACTCCAGCTCGATCAGTGCCGCCCGCACACTGGCCCGTGTCACACCGAACTGCTCGGCGAGTTCGTTCTCCACCAGCCGTTGGGCCGGTGCCATGTCGCCACGCAGGATCGCCTGCCGCAGCTGCGCGAGCGCGTGCTGCCTGGCCTGCTCCCCAGTGCTCGGACGGGCTTGTTTCGGCATGTGTGCTCTCCCTGAGTGAGTGCCTGTCGAACCTAAATCTAGACGAACAAGATTGTCAACAATTTTGTTCTCCATGTGGTGCGACCACATACCAACAAGGGCCCTGGTATCCGCAGTTGCGGATACCAGGGCCCTCAGGAGTTCGTACGAGGGGTCTCCCGCGCTCAGGCAGCGACAGGGAACCCCGACGTGCGGAGGACGCGGCGCTCGGCGTCCACGGCGAACACCTCGCAGCCTTCGCGCGCGGCGGCCCAGTCGATCCCGTCCGCGCCCATCGCGAACGCCGCGGTCGCCGTCGCGTCCGCCTCGGTCAGGGACGGGGCCACGACGGTCAGGCTGAGCAGTCCGGTCGCCGGACGGCCGGTGCGGCCGTCGAGGATGTGGTCACCGCGCTCGTAGCGCCCGGAGGTCGCCACCGCGCCGTCGGTGATCTCCAGGACCGTGCACAGCCGGTCGGCCTGTTCCGGGTGACGCACGCCCACCCGCCACGGACGGCCGGCGGAGACCACATCGCCGCCGGCGTTCAGGCAGAACGTCGTCACGCCCTCGGCGAGCAGCAGCTCGGCCGCCCGCTGCACCGCCCAGCCCTTGACCATCGCGCAGGGGTCGAGTCCGCGGCCGGGCAGCCGCACCTGGAACGCGCCCCCGCTCGCGACCCGGTACTCCTCGCACAGGTCGAGCACCTCGACGAGGTCCGGGCTCAGCTCGTGGGACTCGAGCTCTCCCCGGCCCAGCCGGGACACCTCGCTGTCGGCGATGAACGGGCTGAACCGCGCGTCGACCTCGCGCAGCCACGCGAACACCCGGTCCGCGGCCACGGACGCGCTCCCTGCGGGGTCACCCCCGTCAGCGTCACCGTCGTCGATCCGCAGGGAGATCGGCAGCCCCATGATGTGCTCGACCCGGCGCACTTCCTCGGCCGTCGACATCGCGATCAGCCCTTCGCGTCGATGGCGGCCTGGAGGGACTCGACGTACCCCTCGCTCGTGATCGTGGCGCCCGAGACGGCGTCGATGTCGGAACTCTGCGCCTCCAGCGTCTCCGCGATCAGCTTCGGCACGGCGGCCTTCGTCTGCGGGTGGTTCGGCTGCTGCAGCATCCGTACCGCGTCGATCTTGTCGCCCTCGAAGGTCACCTCCACCTGCACGGTGCCCTTCTCGGTGCCGACAGCCGAACCCGCGACGACCTGGGAGGCGGCCGAGGCGGACGGCGAGGACGAGGAGGAGGACGAAGAGGACGAGGAAGATGCCGGCTTCGCGTCGATGGCCGCCTGGAGGGACTCGACGTACCCCTCACTGGTGATCGTGGCGCCGGACACCGCGTCGATGTCGGCGCTCTGCGCGGTGAGCGTCTCCGCGATCAGCTTCGGGACCGCGGCCTTCGTCTGCGGGTGGTTCGGCTGCTGCAGCATCCGTACGGAGCTGATCTTGTCGCCGTCGAAGGTCACCTCGACCTGGACGGGACCCTTCTCGGTCTTGATGGTCGAACCGGCGACGACCTGGTTCGAGGTACCCCCCGAGGAGGACGTGGAAGGTGTCGAGGCGGGTTCGGCGACCTCCGTGGTGGACGACGTGTCGGTCGAGGGCGCGTAGCGCCAGACCGGGATCAGACCCGCGACGGTCAGGACCAGGACAGGAATGGCTCGTTTCACGGTGTCTCTCTCATCCCGCCAGGCTGAAGCGCTCGAAGTGGATCTGCTGCTTGGGCACGTTCAGCTCGCGCAGGCTGCCCAGCACCGCGTTCATCATCGGAGGCGGTCCGCACAGGAAGACGTCCCGGTCACCGATGTCCGGCACGAGCCGTACGAGCTCGTGCGGCGCCAGCTTGTCGGGGCTGACCGGCCCGGACACGAGGTGCAGCTCGGCGCCCTTGGCCTGGGCGAGCTCCCGCAGCTCGTCGTAGAGGACCGCTTCCCGGTCCGTGGACACCCGGTAGATGACCACCGCGTGCCCTTGCACCTCCTCCAGCAGGGCCCGGATGGGGGTGACGCCCACACCGCCGGCGATGAGCACGGACTCCGGCCGGGTGCGGTGCATCGCGGTGAAGGCGCCGTACGGGCCCTCGGCGAAGACCCGCGTACCGACCTTCAGGTGCCGCAGGCCCGCGGTGCCGTCACCCGCCGTCTTGGCGGTGAGCCGCAGCGTCCGGCCGTCCGGCGCCGCCGACAGCGAGAACGGGTTGGCCTGCCACCACCGGTCCTTGGTCAGGAACCGCCACAGGAAGAACTGGCCCGCGCGCGCCGGCAGCCGGTCCAGGTCGCGCCCCGTCATGTAGATCGACACGACACTGTCGGACTCGGGGACCACGGCCGAGACCCGCAGCTGGTGGCGCATGTTCCGCCACAGCGGCAGCACCAGCCGGCCCAAGACGACCGCGCCGAGCGCCACGCCCCACACGCCGTACCAGTACGCCGTGGCGAAGGACGACGCGGTGAAGGTCGTACCCACCGCGACCTGGTGCGTGAAGGCCAGCACGACCGCGACATACGTGTAGAGGTGGATGAAGTGCCACGTCTCGTAGGCCAGCCTTCGGCGGGCGTAGCGGGCCGAGACGCCGCCGATCACGAGGATCAGCACCAGCGCGACGACGGCGCGCAGCACGCCCTCGACGGTCTCGGCGAGGTCCACGAGCTGGCTCACCGGGTCCATGCCGGAGGAGTCGGCGTAGCCGAAGGTGATGAACACGGCGTGGCCCAGCAGCGTCCAGAGCAGGCCGAAGCCGACCCAGCGGTGCCAGGAGGTCAGCCGGTCCATGCCGATGCGGCGGTCGAGCCACGGCAGCCGGGCGACCAGCAGCAGTTGGAAGGCCATCAGGAGCGCGCCGTACAGGCCGAGGAGCCGGCCCATGACGATGAGGGCGTTCGAGGCGAACCCGGCCTGGACGAAGAACACGGTCACCACGGCTACGTTCACGGCCAGCACGCCGTACAGGCCGGCGCGGGCCACCACCTTGGGGCGTACAGCCGCGGAAGGTGGCGGAACGGTCGTCTGGACAGTAGTCACGGGGTCGGCAACTCCTTGATCGGGTCCTGGGACTCCGAGCCTGCCTGCCGAGTGCTGTCGTTTTCCTGTCGGTCAACTTTCAAGTGTTTATCGATATGAAGTAGACAGGCCCGTGGCTATGGCGTCGGGAGGCGCGTGAAGCACTATGGGCACGTGGAAAAAGTACGACTTCTCGTTGTGGACGACGACCCGCCCATCGCCGACCTGGTCGCGACGGTCGCCCGCTACGAGGGCTGGGAGGCGGTGACCGCGAACTCCGGCGAGGAGGCGCTGCACCGGGCCGCGGACTTCCATCCGGACATCGTGGTGCTCGACCTGATGCTGCCCGGGCTCGACGGCTTCGCCGTGCTCGACCGGCTGCGGCTGTCCGGAACGATGGTGCCCGTGGTGTTCCTGACCGCCCGGGACGGCGTGGCGGACCGGGTCGCGGGCCTGACCAGGGGCGGTGACGACTACCTGGTGAAGCCGTTCGCGGTGGAGGAGCTCATGGCCCGGCTGCGGACCGTGCTGCGCCGCAGCGCGGGACCGGCCTTCCAGCGGTCGGTGCTCAGTGTCGCGGACCTGACCATGGACGAGGACACCCGCGAGGTGCGCCGCGGTGACCGGCTGCTGACGCTCACCCCGACCGAGTACGAGGTGCTCCGCTATCTGATGCGGAAGTCGCCGACCGTGCTCACCAAGGCGCAGATCCTCGACCATGTCTGGGAGTACGGCTTCGGCGGCCGGTCGAACGTGGTGGAGCTGGTCATCAGCAGGCTGCGCCGCAAGCTCGACGGCAGCGACGAGGACGAGGCGCCGCTCATCCACACCGTTCGGGGCGTCGGATACGTGGTGCGGCAGGTCGCCGAGTGATCCGTCGCTTCAGGGAGACCTACCGCAGGCTGCGGCTGGGCACCCGGCTGGCCCTCGGCATGGGCGTGCTCTCGCTGGTCGTGTTCGCCGTCGTCGGGGCGTCGCTGTCGATGTACATGCGGGGCTATCTGGAACGCCAGCTCAACGACCAGATGAAGCTCGTCCAGATCACCCAGTCCAAGGACGTCACGGCGTACGGCACCGTGCAGGGCAAGCCGTACTACGGCTGGTACACCGCCTCCTACGAGGTCTCGGCCGACTCTGCCGTCCTCCGCAAGCCCGCGGACGTACCGGCGGACGCCGACGAGCTCGCCACCGTCGCCGAGGCGCTCCAGGCCTCGGGCCACGACCCGCTCTTCCGCACCGCGCACATCAAGGGGAAGGGAACGTACCGGCTGCGTGCCTGCGAGGCCGAACCCGGGGTGGTCCTGGTCACCGCGGCGCCCATGGACGACATCGAGGACACCATGGACCAGCTGGCCACGGTCCAGGTCGTCGCGTTCGCCCTCGCGCTGGTCGGGCTCGTGGTGTTCGGCCGTGCGGTGCTGCGGCGGGGCCTGAAGCCGCTCAGCGACATGGCGCACACGGCGCGGGGCATCACCTCGCACGACTTCACCGACTCGGCGCGGCTTCCCGTGCGCGCCGACCGCGGGAACGGCGGCCCGGAGGTCGAGGAACTGCGCACCGCCTTCAACACCATGCTGGAGCACATCGACGACTCACTGGCCGTCCGCACGGAGGCCGAGCAGCGGCTGCGCCGGTTCGTCGCGGACGCCTCGCACGAGCTGCGCACGCCCCTGATGTCGGTACGCGGCTACGCGGACCTCTTCCAGTACGCGGCGGCCAACGAGCCCGAGGAACGGGAGAAGCACCTGGCCCGGCTGCGTGCCGAGGCGGCCAGGATGGGCATCCTCCTGGACGACCTGCTGCTGCTCGCCCGGCTGGACGCCGCCGAGGTGGAGGCGCCGGTTCGGCTGGAGGACGCGGATCTCGCGGAGCTGGTGCGCCAGGCCGCGGAAGCCTTCCGCGCGGCCCGCCCGGACCATCCGCTGGCCGTGACGGCCGGTCCCGGTCCGGTGCGGCTGCGCCTCGACGCCCTGCGCATCCGGCAGGTCCTGGACAACCTCCTCACGAACGCCGCCGTCCACACCCCCGCCGGTACGGAGGTGTCCGTGGAGGTGTCCGTCGAGTCCGGCGCGGCGATCGTCCGGGTCACCGACTCCGGTCCCGGCATCCCGGCCGCCGACCAGGAGCGCGTCTTCGACCGCTTCTTCCGCATCGACAAGGCCCGCAGCCGAGACCGCGGAGGCAGCGGCCTCGGCCTGGCGGTCGCCCGCTCCCTGGTCCAGGCCCACGGCGGCACCATCACCCTGACAAGCGGCCCGGGCGCGACAACGTTCACGATGAGGCTTCCCTTCGCCCCCTAGCTCGGGCGCCCCGAAGGGGCGCGGGGCTGTGACATTGAGCGGCTCCGCCGCGTGGGCGCGACCAGCCACAGCCGACCCGCACCCGGCGCCCCACGGGGCGAGCCCTCCGCCTACTCGGCGTAAAACGTGGCGTCAGCCTTCGCCGTCGTCGTATCGGCCGGCTGCGTCACCAGCAGATAGTTGTAGTGCCGGACATAGCTGCCCGCCACGTTGTACGACTCGAACGAAACCCCCGCCGACGCATCGGCCAGCCCCGCCCGCCGATAGAAGCTCGCATCGCCCTTGAAGGCCGTACTCCCGTCACTCTTGTCCACCCACACCTCACCGTTGCTCCGGTGGCGGAGGTAGTACCCCGGGAAGTTCGCCGACTCCAGGGAGACGGTCCCGGTACCGGCCAGGCCGGTCACGACACGGAACTGGGAGTCCGCGAGGTTGGTGACGTTCGGCTCGATCTTCGCCCGGTACTCCCAGTGCCGGATGAACCGGTCGGGGAAGTTGTACGAGGAGAAGCGGACCGGGGTGACGCCGTCGGCCACCGGGATGCCGAGGTTGGGCGTGCCGTCGGCGTTCCAGTACAGCTTCTGGTAGCGCGTACGGCGGTTGGGGTCGTTGAGCGGATCGCCGCTGATGTCCTTGTAGTTGCGGTCGTGGTAGACGAGGACGTCGGACTTTCCGTCCTCGGACGTGGTGAAGGTGTTGTGGCCCGGGCCGTACTGGCCGGTCGCGTCGTTGCTCTTGAAGACCGGAGTCTGGGTCTTCGTCCAGGAGGCCGGGTTCATCAGGTCGGCGGTGGCATTGGCGGTCAGCAGGCCGAGGCAGTAGTTGGCGTCGGTGGCACTGGCCGAGAAGGTCATGAAGACCTTGCCGTTCCGCTGGATGACGGCCGGTCCTTCGTTGACGCGGTGACCGACGGTCTCCCAGGACAGCGTGGGGGTGGAGATGCGCGCCGGAGTGCCGCTGATGGTCCATGGGTTGGACATCGGGGCGAGGTAGATGCTGGTTCCGGTGCCGACCGCCGGGTCGTTCTGCGCCCAGCTCAGATAGCGGGTGCCGCCGACGGTGAAGGTCGTCGCGTCGAGCGAGAAGGTGTCCAGCGGCAGGGCGATACGGCCCTTCTCGGTCCAGGTCCCGGTCAGCGGGTTGGCGGCGCTGGTCTCCAGGACGTACGGCCGGATCTTCCAGATGTCGTTGGTGGCACCGGCGGCGAAGTAGACGTACCACTTGCCGTCGATGAAGTGGATCTCCGGCGCCCAGATGTGCGCGCCCATGTCACCGCTGGCGTGCTTCGTCCAGATCGTCGTCTCGGCGGCGGTGGACAGCCCCTGGAGGGTGGTGGCCCGCCGCATGACGATCCTGTCGTACGCGGGCACGGTGGCGGTGAAGTAGTAGTAGCCGTCGGTGTGTTTGAAGATGTGCGGGTCGGCGCGCTGTTCGGCGATCGGGTTGGTGAAGGTGACGGCCGGCGAGGCGGGGGCGGCGGCCTCGGCGATGCCGGAGGTCAGGGCGGCCAGGGTGACGAGCAGCGCCGTGACCACCCTTGCGATCGTGCGTCTCACTGAGTTCCTCTCGATCACGTCGAATGCGTCAAATCACGTCGAACGCGCCGGTCACGTCGTGGGCTTGAACTGCCACTGCTGGCAGGTGTTGTTGAGCCAGGTCCACTGGCGTACGTCGACGCCGTCGCCAGTACCGCAGTTGGCGACGTCGGCGACCTTGCCGGTGCTCTCGTTGACGATCCGCACGTAGTCGCCGGTGGCCGTGTACACGAGGCGGTACTTCTGGCAGTTGTTGTTCAGCCAGGACCACTGGGCGATGTCGGTTCCGTCGGCGGCGGCGCAGCCTGCGGTGTCCATGACCTTGCCGGTGGCCACGTTGACCAGTCGGCTGGTGTCGTTGCCCTGGTCCTCGATCCGCCACTTCTGGTTGGCGCCGCCGGTGCAGGTCCACTGGAAGATGTTGGCGCCGTCCGCGGTACTGCCGCCGGCCACGTCCAGGCACTTGCCGCTGTTGCGGTTCACCAGCGTGTACGCCGTCGGGGTCGCCGCGGTCTCGCCGGACGGGCCGGGAAGGGTGGTTCCGAGGGCGACCGGGGTGCCGAAGTTGGGCGTGCCGTCCGCGTTCCAGGTGAACTTCTGGGCGCGGGTCGTCCGGCCGTTGCCGCAGCCGCCGTTCGCGGTGTTGTTGCCGTGGTAGACGATCCAGTTCTCGGTGCCGTCGGGCGAGGTGAAGAAGCCGTTGTGGCCGGGGCCGTAGACACCCGCCGCGTCATTGCGCTGGAAGACCGGGGTCTGCTTCTTCGTCCAGGAGGACGCCAACAGCGGGTTGGTGCCGGTCAGTTCGAGCTGGCCGAGCTTGTAGTCCGCGGTCTGGCAGTGGCTGGCGGAGAAGGTGAGGAAGGTGCGGCCGTCGTGGTACAGCGGCTCGGGCCCCTCGTTGACGGCGCCGCCGGAGGTCTCCCAGCTCAGCGTGGGGCTGGAGATGACGCTGAAGGTGGAACTGCTCAGCGTGTACGGGTTGCTCATCGGCGCGATGACCAGGCTCTGCGTACTGCCGTTGATGAAGCCGCTGCCGACCAGGTACAGGTTGTTGCCCTGCTTCAGGACGCTGGCGTCGATGAGCCAGCCGCCGGGGGTGAGGTTGGAGCCCGTGAGCTGGTTCTTGAAGCTGTACGGGCCCATCGGATCGGTGCCCGCGCTCTCCAGGACGTACGTGCGCTGGGAGTCGCAGCAGGCGACTCCGCCCTGCCCGGCGGAGTAGTACAGGTACCAGTGCCCGTCGAAGAAGTGCAGTTCGGGGGCCCAGAAGTTGGTGTTGCGGGTCGAGGTGGTGTCACTCCACACCTGGACACTGGGGGCCACCGACAGACCGGCCAGGGTCGGCGACTTCCGCATGGTCAGCACACCGGTGAACGACGTGGTGACCAGGTAGTAGTTGCCGTTGTAGTACTCCAGCCAGGGGTCGGCGCCCTTCTGCGCCTTGACGGGGTTCGTGTACGGCCGCCCCTCCGCGGCCGTGGCGGGCTGCGTGGCGACGGAGGCGAGCATCACGAGCAGCGCTGCCACGAGGGTGCACCAGTGACGGGCACGGAACACGGCGGATCCCCTTCCGATGAGCACGACATGCGCGATGTTCGAAATCCCGTACAGCGTGCGTAACTTCGACCAGAAGATAAGTACGCACGAGGTAGGCGTCAACGTTTCTGACGCGTTTGGTTCCGGTCGGCTTTCCGTGACGTAAAACCACGAACGCCACACGGACTTACGGGTGTTGCACAAAGCTCCTCATCGTTCGACCTGTCGGACATTGTTCGGAACCTCTTGACGCCCCCGTTCACACCGCTTCACACTCTCGCAACGCGACGTCACACACGCGAAACGGCACGAGCCCGCTGCTGAGACCTCGCGGTCCTTTCCTTCCGGCATGTCTCAGCAGAGGAAGTTGAAACGATGCAACCCGCGAGACCCCGTAGCCGTACGAGACGTTGGGCAGGAGGGCTCGCGGGACTGACCGCGGCCTCACTGCTCCTCGGACTCGCCGGGCCCGTCGCCCCCGCCAGCGCGGCCGAGAGCGCGGACATCACCGACGGCCTGGCCCTCTGGTACAAGCTCGACGCCGCCTCCGGCACCACGGTGGCCGACGCCTCCGGCAACGGCCGGACCGGCACGGTGAACGGCGCCGCCACCTGGTCCGACACCGGCGAGGGGCTCTCGTTCAACGGCTCCGACACCTACGTCAAGGTGCCGGACAACGTCATGAGCGGCATGAACTCGATCTCCGTCTCGATGGACGTGAAGGTCGACTCCGCGCAGAACACCCCATACTTCATCTACGGGTTCGGCAACACGAGCGGCTCCGCGGGCAACGGCTACCTCTTCACCACCGGCAGCACCTTCCGGACCTCCATCGCCTCCGGCAACTGGTCGACGGAACAGACCACCCAGCCCTCCCCCGCCCGCGCCATGACCCGTGCCGTGTGGAAGCAGGTCACGTACACCCAGACCGGCAACACCGGTGTCCTGTACGAGGACGGCATCGAGGTGGCCCGCAACACCGCGGTCACCATCACTCCCGGCTCCATCGGCTCCGGCACCACGACCGCCAACTACATCGGCAAATCGGTGTACCCGGGCGACAAGCTCTTCAAGGGCAGCATCCGCGACTTCCGGGTCTACGACCGGGCGTTGGCCGGCTCGGAGGTCGAGCAGCTCTCCCTCCCCGTCGCCACTCAGGGTGTCGCCGACGACAAGGCCGCCCTCACCCTCGGCGACACGAGCGCCGTCGTCGCGGACGTGACCCTGCCGACCACGGGCACCGCGGGCGGCTCCGCCATCAGCTGGAAGTCCGACACCCCCTCGGTGGTGTCGGACTCCGGTGCCGTCACCCGCCCCGCCGCCGGCGAACCGGACGGCCACGCCACGCTCACCGCGACCCTGAAGAAGGGCTCGGTGACCGGCACCAAGACCTTCGACATCACGGTCCCGCCCGCGTTCGACGACGACACGGCCACCGAACAGGCCGCCGAGGCGCTGAAGGTGGACAGCCTCGACGACGTGCGCGGCAACATCACTCTGCCGTCGACCGGTTCGTACGGCACGAAGGTCGGCTGGACCTCCGCGAAGCCGGACGTCGTCTCCGCCGACGGCATCGTCCACCGCCCGGCGCACGGCGACGGCGGCACCACCGTCGAGCTGACCGCGACCGTCACCAAGGGCGACGCGGAGGCGACCCGTGTCCTGACCGCGAAGGTGCCCGAACTCCCCGCCGAGGCGCCCCTCAAGGGCTACATGTTCAGCTACTTCACCGGCGAGGGCACCTCGGACGGCGAGCAGCTCTACGCGGCCCTCAGCAAGGGCGACGACCCGTTGAAATGGCGGGAGTTGAACGACGGCAAGCCCGTCCTGACCTCCACGCTCGGCGAGAAGGGCCTGCGCGACCCGTTCATCATCCGCTCCCCCGAGGGCGACAAGTTCTACCAGATAGCCACCGACCTGCGGATCTACGGCAACGGCAACTGGGACGCGTCCCAGCGCACCGGCAGCAAGTCCATCATGGTCTGGGAGTCCACCGACCTGGTCCACTGGACCGACCAGCGCCTGGTCAAGGTCTCGCCCGACTCGGCCGGCAACACCTGGGCGCCCGAGGCGTTCTACGACGAGAAGCTCGGCTCGTACGTCGTCTTCTGGGCGTCGAAGCTGTACGACAACGCCGAGCACTCGGGCGACACGTACAACCGCATGATGTACGCGACGACCCGCGACTTCCGTACCTTCAGCGAGCCCAAGGTGTGGATCGACCGGGGCTACTCGGTCATCGACTCCACGATGATCAAGCAGGGTGACACCTACTACCGGCTGTCGAAGGACGAGCGGAACAACTCCTCGTCGACTCCCAACAGCAAGTTCATCTTCCAGGAGAAGAGCGACTCGATCCTCGACGAGTCCTGGGACTTCGTAGCCGAGGGCATCGGCAAGGGCGCGATGAGCGCCGCCGAGGGACCGCTGGTGTTCAAGTCCAACACCGAGGAGAAGTGGTACGCGTTCCTCGACGAGTTCGGCGGCCGCGGCTACATCCCCTTCGAGACGACGAACCTCGCCTCCGGCAACTGGACGCCGTCCACCGGATATGACCTTCCGTCAAAACCGCGCCACGGCACGGTACTTCCGGTCACGCAGGCCGAGTACGACCGGCTGCTGAAGGCGTACCAGCCGGACCAGATCGTCGAGTCGGTCGAGGACGTCAAAGTAACGACGCGCATCGGTGACGCCCCGGTCCTGCCGGGGACGGTCATCGCCGACTACGCCGACGGCGTCAAGCGGCCCGTCTCCGTCACCTGGGAAGACGTCCCCGCCTCGGAGTACGCGCAGGCCGGCACCTTCACCGTGAAGGGCAGCCTGCCCGACGGTGCCGCGCTCAGGGTCGAGGCCGAGGTCACGGTCTCGGCTCAGGGCCCCGACGTGCCCGCAGACCTGGTCCTGCACTACGGCTTCGACGAGACGGGCGGCAGCATCGCCCGTGACTCCAGCGGCCACGGCTACCACGGCACCTACGTCCGTACGCCCGACTTCGGGACCGGCGTGGACGGCGGCTCGTTCAAGATGTCCGGCGGTTCGAGCAGTTCGACCTCCTCCCCGTACGTCAGGATCCCCAACGGCGTGCTGAAGGGTGCCGACAGCGTCACCGTCTCCACGTACGCCAAGTGGAAGGGCGGGGACAACTTCCAGTGGCTCTTCGGTCTTGGCCCGGACAGCGACAAGTACCTCTTCGCCACTCCGTCCAACGGCGGCGGCAAGCTGTTCTCGGCGATCACCAAGGCCACTTGGTCGGGCGAGAAGCAGATGACCGGCGGCTCGCAGCTCACACCCGGTAAGTGGCAGCACGTCACCGTGACCGTGAACGGCGCGACCGAGACCGCGGTCCTCTACGTGGACGGCGTCGAAGCGGCCCGGGCGACCGGCGTCACCATCAAGCCGTCCGAGCTGTACGACGCGTCGAAGGGCTACTCCGGTTACATCGGCCGGTCCATGTACTCCCCCGACCCGTACTTCGGCGGCGAGGTCGACGACTTCCGGATCTACAACCGGGCCCTGTCGCCCACCGAGGTCCTGGAGCTGAGCGGGAACACCACGGGCATCGCCACGGCGACCCACCCCGCGCTCAAGGTCGACGCGATCATCGACGACGCGGACAGCAAGGTCACTCTCCCGCTGGCCGAGGGCAGTGATCTCACCGCGCTGGCACCGGAGTTCGGGCTCGCCCACGGGGCGTCGATCAGCCCCGCGTCCGGCTCGCTCCACGACTTCACCGAGCCCGTGACGTACGAGGTCACCGGCTCGGACGGCAAGAAGCGCACCTGGACGGTCCGGGCCCTGGAGATGAAGAGCCCTGTACTGCCGGGGCTCAACGCCGACCCGAACATCACGAGGTTCGGCGACACCTTCTACATCTACCCGACCACCGACGGCTTCCCGGGCTGGAGCGGCACGCAGTTCAAGGCGTACTCGTCGAAGGACCTGGTCCACTGGACGGACCACGGCGTCATCCTCGACCTCGGTCCGGACGTCGGCTGGGCCGACAG contains:
- a CDS encoding family 43 glycosylhydrolase, yielding MQPARPRSRTRRWAGGLAGLTAASLLLGLAGPVAPASAAESADITDGLALWYKLDAASGTTVADASGNGRTGTVNGAATWSDTGEGLSFNGSDTYVKVPDNVMSGMNSISVSMDVKVDSAQNTPYFIYGFGNTSGSAGNGYLFTTGSTFRTSIASGNWSTEQTTQPSPARAMTRAVWKQVTYTQTGNTGVLYEDGIEVARNTAVTITPGSIGSGTTTANYIGKSVYPGDKLFKGSIRDFRVYDRALAGSEVEQLSLPVATQGVADDKAALTLGDTSAVVADVTLPTTGTAGGSAISWKSDTPSVVSDSGAVTRPAAGEPDGHATLTATLKKGSVTGTKTFDITVPPAFDDDTATEQAAEALKVDSLDDVRGNITLPSTGSYGTKVGWTSAKPDVVSADGIVHRPAHGDGGTTVELTATVTKGDAEATRVLTAKVPELPAEAPLKGYMFSYFTGEGTSDGEQLYAALSKGDDPLKWRELNDGKPVLTSTLGEKGLRDPFIIRSPEGDKFYQIATDLRIYGNGNWDASQRTGSKSIMVWESTDLVHWTDQRLVKVSPDSAGNTWAPEAFYDEKLGSYVVFWASKLYDNAEHSGDTYNRMMYATTRDFRTFSEPKVWIDRGYSVIDSTMIKQGDTYYRLSKDERNNSSSTPNSKFIFQEKSDSILDESWDFVAEGIGKGAMSAAEGPLVFKSNTEEKWYAFLDEFGGRGYIPFETTNLASGNWTPSTGYDLPSKPRHGTVLPVTQAEYDRLLKAYQPDQIVESVEDVKVTTRIGDAPVLPGTVIADYADGVKRPVSVTWEDVPASEYAQAGTFTVKGSLPDGAALRVEAEVTVSAQGPDVPADLVLHYGFDETGGSIARDSSGHGYHGTYVRTPDFGTGVDGGSFKMSGGSSSSTSSPYVRIPNGVLKGADSVTVSTYAKWKGGDNFQWLFGLGPDSDKYLFATPSNGGGKLFSAITKATWSGEKQMTGGSQLTPGKWQHVTVTVNGATETAVLYVDGVEAARATGVTIKPSELYDASKGYSGYIGRSMYSPDPYFGGEVDDFRIYNRALSPTEVLELSGNTTGIATATHPALKVDAIIDDADSKVTLPLAEGSDLTALAPEFGLAHGASISPASGSLHDFTEPVTYEVTGSDGKKRTWTVRALEMKSPVLPGLNADPNITRFGDTFYIYPTTDGFPGWSGTQFKAYSSKDLVHWTDHGVILDLGPDVGWADSRAWAPAIEERNGKYYFYFCADANIGVAVSDSPTGPFKDALGKPLLKAGQYPGQMIDPAVFTDDDGTPYLYWGNGRAYAVPLNDDMVSFDTSKVTDMTPSGYNEGTFVIKRKGTYYFMWSENDTRDENYRVAYATGSSPTGPWTKRGVILEKDLSLGIKGPGHHSVVKVPNTDDWYIAYHRFAIPGGDGTNRETTIDKLEFDADGLIKKVVPTLSSIDPVTIVRAGPDAMGTEGSAIPVTGTISGAGKPRWTVESGAPCTFADPDAVLTSVTCADDGTYEVTLAGGRSSDTLTVTVDNAAPVITSSTGPASAVSVGKSAAVKALFTDLGSDDTQTCKVDWKDGTEPTTGTVTSTGCEATHTYKKAGIHRPVLTVTDDDGGKDSIQLPELVVYDRAAGPIAGVGVISSPAGAYPAKPSLTGLAGFSFGAAYKKAKDTVPSGNATFDFAAGKVKFRSTDSDWLVVTRSEAQYQGSGTVNGTSGYAFRITITDSPDTYRIRIWKKSTGDVIYDNRTGSKAYGIVLG
- a CDS encoding family 43 glycosylhydrolase — translated: MLASVATQPATAAEGRPYTNPVKAQKGADPWLEYYNGNYYLVTTSFTGVLTMRKSPTLAGLSVAPSVQVWSDTTSTRNTNFWAPELHFFDGHWYLYYSAGQGGVACCDSQRTYVLESAGTDPMGPYSFKNQLTGSNLTPGGWLIDASVLKQGNNLYLVGSGFINGSTQSLVIAPMSNPYTLSSSTFSVISSPTLSWETSGGAVNEGPEPLYHDGRTFLTFSASHCQTADYKLGQLELTGTNPLLASSWTKKQTPVFQRNDAAGVYGPGHNGFFTSPDGTENWIVYHGNNTANGGCGNGRTTRAQKFTWNADGTPNFGTPVALGTTLPGPSGETAATPTAYTLVNRNSGKCLDVAGGSTADGANIFQWTCTGGANQKWRIEDQGNDTSRLVNVATGKVMDTAGCAAADGTDIAQWSWLNNNCQKYRLVYTATGDYVRIVNESTGKVADVANCGTGDGVDVRQWTWLNNTCQQWQFKPTT